The genome window TAGATACTGAAGATATGCAAATTGATTTAAATCAAAATGTACTTGATAATTATCTACCACGTTTAATTAAAGCAAGGAGTATATTCATAGGTATATTAATTACTGGGTCACGTAGTATTTCAATAGAAGATCAAATTAAAGATAAAGTAGATAACATTCGATTTTATAATCCTCCTAAAATTACTATGACGTGCAGTTTAATAGACTATAAAGAGTCTTTACCTAATTACTATGATCAAGATAATAATTCTATTTACTATGTAAGGAAGTGGAATAGTATTAAAAATATTAATTTGAGTACATATTTACTTGATGCTTTGAAGTTAGATAGAATGAAAATTACAAATTTGTTAATGTTACAGTTACTAGATGATGATATTGAAGACATAAAAGAATACTTACTAGAAAATGGTTATGATATTGGGGATATTCCTGAAGAAGAAAAATTTACGCCTGATCCAGAAAATATCCAAGAAACACCAGAATTTACAGATAATACTCAGTTAAAACCAGAAAATATATCTAGTAACTCTATATTTGTTTATTCTCCTGATGGTACAGGTGAGAATAAAGAGTATTGGGGAGAATGGGGTGAGAAAAAAGCAAAAAGAATGTATGAATTATTAGGTTATTGTGCTGAAAAACAAAGTGATTATTTAGCTTTAGGTTATGATTTTTTGTGCAAAGCCTCAAAAGGTAAAAATATTTACAGTGAAGTCAAAACTATAAGTTATAACAATCCTATCATTCGCTTAAAAACAAGCCAGTGGAAATGTTTATGTTCAGAAAATCGAAAGGATAATTATGAACTTGTGATAGTAGTTCATGAAGGAGATAGATTAATAGAAATTATTAGAGTAAGTTCAGTTTGGGCTACTTTAAAAAATATTTTAAGTAAACTTAACGACCAAAGTATAACTCAAGCTAATTATCAAGAAATTGTTGAAGTGATACTTGGGTTACAAAAAAATCAGGCAGGAAACGCTAATGAAATTTTAATCAACTGGCAGAGACTTTTTCAATCAATACAACATTCGCATATAAATATATATCCACAAGGCATACCAAATGTTACAAAGGGATCGTGAGTGCTTTCAGAAAATTACTAACTTTCTTTTATCCATTTTACACGCTCGTCACTCACATTTCTCTTTCCCTCACTATACCGAAATCCTTTCAACCAAAACCTGTTGAATAATTTGCTGCTTCAACGAATCCGCCGCAACTGAAGCAATCATTTCCCAATCTTCTTGAGTCAACATTAACCCAAGCAGTTCCCGCAATACCTGATGATTAGAAATAAATTCTTCCCCAAACAGTTCATCCCTCTGCAACACAGCTTGAATATGTTCTTTAACAGTAGGTGTAGGTAGCCTGAATCTTTCCAGCAACTTCTCTCTGGCGGTAGCAGATGCTATAGAAGTGGCAGTTCCTAAATTCCAATCTTTGAGCAACAAACGCACTTCTCGATTCAAAGAAATCCGCAAAGTTTTTAAACGATAAAATAATTCGGGATTAAGTAACAGTTGACTAAAACCAGAACCCCAATCTAAACCAGCACCAATATTACCCCCTACCTCTTCCTCAGCTTGGATGCTTTTTCTCAACCATTCTTCATTAAGTAATAAATCCATCGGGTTTGCTAATTCTTGGTTAGAGGTGAACGGAATATAATTAGATTCTTGCTGATTCATTACTTACCCTCACTGCTTTTGTTATAAGAACGCCATACACCGTACTCAAAATAAACTAAATCATCGTAATCTTCATCTTGCCCTAAATCTAGCATTCCTTGATTATCGTAGAATTTTTCCGTTCCTGGTAAAGAATGCAAGCCTACCCTACCTTCATAACCTAGCTGGAAACTGCGGGTTCGGGCAAATACCAGAAATACACTCCCGACACCTTTATATCGTGGTGGGCGTTGGACATCCTGGCGATTCCAAGGTGCTGTAGCAATTCCATCAATATATACTAAGCCTTTACCGTCTGTGATGCGTGATCCGTGCATCTGAGTTTCCATCAGCATCAATCCTTGGGTTTCACCTTCGCACTCAATGGCATAACCTTCACGGTTTGAACTGCTGGCAATAAATCTCAGTTTAAACTCCCAGTCCCAAAATTTATCAGCTTGTACGTATAAATTTAGTCGGCTTTTCCACAGCAATAGATAATCGTCAACGTGCTTTTGTACCATTTCCATTAAATACGCATTTACAAAAGTGCTATCCTCACCACGAATTAACTGAACTTGCCTTTGCACTCCTTACTCCTGATTGGTGAAAATGACTGTGGTAACAAACTAAAATACTATCATTAATATAGCGTTTTCTAATCTAACGAGGTACAAAATTATCTGCGTTCATTTGCGTTTATCTGCGTTCAATTCTTACTGCTTGTACCTCACTTGAATGGTAATTACTATAGTTGAGTTTCCTGAGTGCAGCAAACAAGATTTACGAATGCTTCTGTACAACCTTCACCAAGTTTATCAGTTCAATTCTATATTTTGACTTTGACTCTGGTTTCTATTATTTGATATTTCCTGTTTATTATTTAGCGATGCCTGGGTTGAGTATAGCGACTTCCCAAAGGATATATTTGCTGATAATCGCTCCCTCTCTAAAATCATCTCCTCTAACTCACTTGCGGCTGCTTCTGAAAGTGGAAATATCTCCTCACCCGTGTGAATATTCCCTCTACAAATCGTTCGCTTATTCTCATTCCGCACAATAAAATCACCACTAGACTGAACATAAGCCGTCCACTGTCCACCAATTTTGAATTGCTCAATTTCCTTACTTTCAGATTGATTGGCTTGTCGCTGTTCGTAGGTAATACCAATTGCTTCTACCAAATTATCAAACATTTCCTGCCGCCAAAATTCACGGTGAATAGCTCGCAATTCCCCAGCATTATCTAACTTTGGTTCTGATTCTGGTAATGTCACATCTGGTAACTCTATCGAATCAGAATTAACCTTGAGGATAATACTAGAACCTTCTGGTTTTAATGTAGCTGCAAATGTAGTTCCCACAGGCAACTTCGGACTATCAGGTGCAAAAGTTCCTAAATTCTGACCATCAATTTGTAATATTGGTGTCCCGTTATAACGATAAAAATCTGGATGTGATTCTGGTAATTCAAAAACTCCTACTTCTAGAGTCACACTCCGCTTTCTCCATTGCTGGCTGGCAAAGTTTTCATCAGCAAAATCATTGTATTTAATCCCCAACACTTTCATTTCTTCAAACTGAAAATCCTGAAGCTGCTGACATACTTCCTCAGTAAATAAATTATATGCCAAAGCCCCCACACCCGCATCCTGACGTGATGTTGCCCAACTATGATCTACAGGAGGGATAATTCGCAAATCTTTGGGGATATTCAATTCATCTAAATCGTGAATGTTGTCACCAAATTTAGCTGCTAATTTCTCAACTAATTTGGGAGATAAATCTTTAAACGCAAATTCAATCACAGGTAATTGGGGATGAATAGTGGCATCAAATTCAATTCCCTTTTGGTCTAAAGATTCCTTCCATTTAATCGCATCTTTCCCAAACGGAACAGTCAATACATAAGTATCTTGTGGTAATGCTGCACTAGGCATTTCATAATTATGCTCAAAGGAAAACGTAATTTCCATCTGTGCTGCCAACTGTAAACAATCTTTACGATGTCGGTCTAATTCTGGACGAGTGTGTTGGGTATGCCATAGTGCTGCTGCACCCTCAAATCTATCCTCTGGAGTGGTGAATAATTCATCAATTTCGGCTCTGTAACTATCGTAAAGTTTGCCCAATTCTTCATTAAATGCTTCTCTATCATCTCCCACCCGTTCTTTAATTTCATCTCTCGATTGTTGAAACCTAGTTTTTAATTCTTCTGCCCATTCTAAAGCATCTACAGATAATGTTTCTTTGGGAAACAAATAACGAAATTCATGTCTATCTCTACTGCGAATCCGTGTTGGTTCCCACAAGGGATTTACTACTTCTCTGGCAATCACATTTATTGCTCCTGGGGCATCTGCTGGCATAGCAAAGGAACGATAAAGCCGGTCATCTTTTTTAAAGTCAAAGAAGTAACTGGGATGGGATTCTGACCATTTTTTAGCATCTGCTAATAAATTTGCACCATCAATTTCTTTGATGTCCTCCAATCTTTCGGCACTTTTGGGTGAATCTACTTCTACTTGCAGTGCCTGAAAAAGACGATTCAGCAGCTTCCTTTGTCGTCTGACAAATCGTTCCGTATTTTCACCTTCACGGGGCGTTGAGGACTGGACACGCCCAATATTTGTCGCCACTAGACCTACTTTATTTTGACTGCTGGCAGCGGCAATTTGCGATAAATCACGGTATTTTAAATTGCCTTCTTCATCTATAATTTCTGTATATGCCAGTTTAGGACGTTGTTTAACTGGTTTAAAATGTCCGGATTCACCTGCGCGGAGTGTTTCTTTGGCAATATTGGGCAGTTTATTAGCAGGACTAACCATTAATTGGTCGCCGTCAAAATCAGCTTGGTGATATTCCTCAGCATCTTTGGGGTGAATCCAAACTACGTTGCGAGTTTTCTTTAATTCTGGATCATGGACGTTACTGTAAAGGCGGATATTGTCTGAGTTGACAATGGGGTAACGGGTGAGAATTACATCTCCTTCTGGTAGATGGGGGACACAAATTGTCCCTCGTGGTAAAGTGTCGCATGGCATGGCCATACCTGAATTATGACTGTATCCACTTTTAATGGCTAAGTCACGCCATTGATTGGCTATATAATCAGTAGCAAATTTGCGAAATTTGGGTGTTTCAATTAATTGACCATATTTATCACTGCGAAGTAGAGAAATCCAGCGAGATTCCTGTACTTGATTGTTAGTATTATCATCTATTCCATTAACAGTTTCTTCTGTTTGTTCTTGTTGAGATTGTTGTTTATCATATTGTTGAATAATGTATTTTGCCAAAGTCAAGGGATTACTTTGTAACTGTGCCAATTCCTGAGCTTTTTTCTCAGTTGGTTGACTTAAATCTTGTTCAATTGCTGCTTCTGAATACCAAATGGTAAACTGCCAACTATTATCGTAACTGGTGGCTTTGGCATTACCTCGATTACCTAT of Anabaena sp. PCC 7108 contains these proteins:
- a CDS encoding protein NO VEIN domain-containing protein; the protein is MGVKRELNVESCLNILDDITKKYTEHTKKQDRRLNQVFEHLSRCIMQGVNKEDQEKINSWINSGKLLTYDEKFRSINDVFYFSTSLELPPKRNSNLVKFPDSSVNCSQFEKILDILGVRKIDTEDMQIDLNQNVLDNYLPRLIKARSIFIGILITGSRSISIEDQIKDKVDNIRFYNPPKITMTCSLIDYKESLPNYYDQDNNSIYYVRKWNSIKNINLSTYLLDALKLDRMKITNLLMLQLLDDDIEDIKEYLLENGYDIGDIPEEEKFTPDPENIQETPEFTDNTQLKPENISSNSIFVYSPDGTGENKEYWGEWGEKKAKRMYELLGYCAEKQSDYLALGYDFLCKASKGKNIYSEVKTISYNNPIIRLKTSQWKCLCSENRKDNYELVIVVHEGDRLIEIIRVSSVWATLKNILSKLNDQSITQANYQEIVEVILGLQKNQAGNANEILINWQRLFQSIQHSHINIYPQGIPNVTKGS